The following proteins are encoded in a genomic region of Zea mays cultivar B73 chromosome 9, Zm-B73-REFERENCE-NAM-5.0, whole genome shotgun sequence:
- the LOC118473326 gene encoding ATP synthase protein MI25 — translation MRFSGMDMKGINMLFAAIPSICASSPKKISIYNEEMIVARCFIGFLILSRKSLGKTFKETLDGRIESIQESLQQFFNPNEVILEESNEQQRLLNLRISLRICSTVKVVESLPAARCAPKCEKTVQALLCRNLNVKSATLLNATSSRRIRLQDDIVTGFHFSVSERLVSGSTTLVEASTVEQIREAFLLEPRDLIREGFIVLRKVRVGGIPGTCGDGVGL, via the coding sequence ATGAGATTTAGTGGAATGGATATGAAGGGTATAAATATGCTATTTGCTGCTATTCCATCTATTTGTGCATCAAGTCCGAAGAAGATCTCAATCTATAATGAAGAAATGATAGTAGCTCGTTGTTTTATAGGCTTTCTCATATTAAGTCGGAAGAGTTTAGGTAAGACTTTCAAAGAAACTCTCGACGGGAGAATCGAGTCTATTCAGGAATCATTGcagcaattcttcaatcctaacgAAGTCATTCTGGAGGAATCCAATGAACAACAACGATTACTTAATCTACGGATCAGCTTGCGAATTTGCAGCACCGTAAAAGTAGTAGAATCATTACCAGCGGCACGCTGTGCGCCTAAGTGCGAAAAGACAGTGCAAGCTTTGTTATGCCGAAACCTAAATGTCAAGTCAGCAACACTTCTAAATGCCACTTCTTCCCGTCGCATCCGTCTTCAGGACGATATAGTCACAGGTTTTCACTTTTCAGTGAGTGAAAGATTAGTATCCGGGTCTACAACTTTGGTAGAAGCTTCTACCGTAGAACAAATTCGAGAGGCCTTCTTATTAGAACCCAGAGACCTAATTCGAGAAGGCTTTATAGTCCTCAGAAAGGTGAGGGTGGGGGGTATCCCCGGGACCTGTGGAGACGGGGTGGGCCTGTAG